In the genome of Cryptomeria japonica chromosome 8, Sugi_1.0, whole genome shotgun sequence, one region contains:
- the LOC131055427 gene encoding heavy metal-associated isoprenylated plant protein 35 produces MAFQVDRPQVTEIQVRMDCNGCVQKIRRSLQSVQGIYKVIEDFGQQKIIVVGWADPEKVMRAIKKTGKIAKLCSHHTPEEENPEPRADPAEASASSATTVTQDPAEQTNQAVTEENAASAAAPPAEETPPPPPAEECAPPPADAPPQETTDPSPPNEESSVPLPDPLETYYRTIDHNHPDGYHMTQEYPRDVDYTTRYHHNPDSLDAQRRYQRYMADQYYNGGYHTGNSRQLTAADSSRFATMFSDENPNACCIT; encoded by the exons AGACCACAAGTAACAGAAATTCAGGTCCGCATGGACTGTAATGGTTGTGTACAAAAGATACGCAGGTCTCTTCAAAGTGTTCAAG GTATATACAAAGTCATTGAAGATTTTGGGCAGCAAAAGATTATAGTGGTGGGATGGGCAGACCCTGAGAAAGTGATGAGAGCCATTAAAAAGACTGGAAAAATAGCCAAGTTGTGCAGTCATCACACACCAGAAGAAGAAAATCCAGAACCAAGAGCAGATCCTGCTGAGGCTTCTGCTTCCTCTGCAACTACTGTAACTCAGGACCCTGCGGAGCAAACAAATCAGGCAGTTACAGAAGAGAATGCTGCATCTGCTGCAGCTCCTCCAGCAGAGGAaacacctcctcctccaccagcagAAGAATGTGCTCCTCCTCCTGCTGATGCTCCACCCCAAGAAACCACTGATCCTTCTCCCCCAAATGAAGAAAGTTCTGTTCCATTACCCGATCCACTTGAAACCTATTACAGGACCATAGACCACAACCATCCAGATGGGTACCATATGACTCAGGAATATCCCAGAGATGTGGATTATACTACAAGATATCATCATAACCCTGATTCCCTTGATGCTCAGAGAAGGTATCAGAGGTACATGGCAGATCAATATTACAATGGTGGCTACCACACTGGAAATTCAAGGCAGTTGACTGCAGCTGACAGCAGTCGTTTTGCCACCATGTTTAGTGATGAGAACCCAAATGCTTGCTGTATTACTTAA